The DNA window CAAGTCGGAATGGCTCTTCCAGTAGGACTGGGCGGGCCCTTTCTGACCAGCGAAGTCTTCACCGGCCGCAACGGACGGTGAATTTGCGGGGAATACCGTGCGACGGCCGGGACTTTCGAGTCCCGGCCGTGTCACTGATTGCGGCGGCCGGGAAGTCGTGGCTAGGTTTCAGTGCCGCTCAAGAATCCCCCGTCGCGAGGACAGAATTCAGATGAAGCTCGGAACCTTCAGGACTCTCGGTGCCGCCGCCCTCGGAGTCGCCTTCGCCGCCGCCGCGGCGGGGAGCGCGCAGGCGGCCGGCGGCGCCGGTGCCGTCGAATCGCTCACGACCACCGCCCGCACCACGACGGCGGGGCTGCCCATCCAGCAGGTCGCCCAGGTCGCCCCCGCGGGCGGACCGGTCGTCTCCGCGGCGGACCGCGCCATCCAGAGCGGCATGCTGCAGGCCCCGGCCCAGGCCGTGGACAAGGCCGTGGCGCCGCAGCTGGCGACGCAGGCGCTCGCCCCGAAGAGCGCGACCAAGGCCGTCCCGGCCGACAACAAGGGCAACGGCGGCCTGCTGGCGCCCCTGTCCGGGCTGCCGCTCGGCAGCCTGCCGGTGTCGGGCATCGGCGGCTGATCCTCGCGGGCCCGTCCCGCTCGCTCGAGCCGTACGACGGCGGGCCGTCTCCCGGATCCGATGTCCGGGAGACGGCCCGCCGTTTTTCGTACCGAAGGCTTTTCAGGCTTTTATCAGGAACCCCACCCGGGATCCTTTACCAGGAATGCGCCGCCCCGCCGTGGCCCTGGTGCGACTTCTCCGAGGGCAGCAGGATCCACAGGGCGATGTAGAGCAGGAACTGCGGGCCGGGCAGCAGGCACGAGAGCAGGAAGATCACCCGCATCGTCGTGCGGGACATTCCGTAGCGCTCGGCCAGACCGGCGCACACCCCGGCGATCATCCTGTGGTTGCGGGGACGGACCAGCTTGGCGGACATGGCGGCGACTCCTCGTCTCACGGGGGACCGATACGGCGCGGGAACGTTTTTCCCGTCTCTCCCGTCGGCTTCCCGATGACTCCACGTTATGTCCGCGGGCCCGGCCGGAACGTCGGCCTAAGGGGCGATCCCGACCCTGGGGATCGTCGGGGTGACACCCTGAGGGGTCTCCTCACGGCGTATGGGTTCCGGTCGGGGGCCCTCACCCCTGCGACGGAGACGGGCCCTGACCGCCGGGACGACGGCCAGGTGCAGGGCCGCCACCCCCGTCACGTTCAGCAGGAGCGCGTCCACGTCCAGCACCTGGCCCACGACGCCGCTCTGCACCACCTGCAGCGCCAGCGAGACCATCGCGGCGGTGAAGACGGTGCGGGTCAGCGAGCCCAGCGACGACGCGGCCACCCGGCCCCTGGCCCAGGGCAGCAGCACCCCCAGCGGGGCCAGCGGCAGCACCCCGGCCCCTATGGCCCGCGTGGCCTCCCACGGCCCGAGGGCGAGGTCGGCGCGGATCGTGGCCAGCGGTTCCAGGTGGGAGGCGGACACCCAGGGCACCGTCAGCGGGCGCAGGGCGAGCCAGACCACCGCCAGCAGATGGGCGACGAGCAACACGCAGCCGGCGACGCGGTAGCGGTATCGGAGGGCGGGCGTGCCGCCGTAACCATGACCCTGCACGCCCCACATGACGCGGTGCGCCGGTCGCACGGTTCCGGCCGACGGCGACGGGGAGTGGCGACGGAGCGCGGACACGGAGCGTCACCGGTCGATGCGGAGCCCACGGGACCGCCGCGGCCCTAGGAAACAGGGGTTCCCGTGATGTCCGCGCTGTCCGGGTGCACCCTGAGCTCGTCGGTGCACGTGTAGCTCTTGGGCGGCTCCCCGGAGGGCCCGCCCAGGATCACCGACCGCTTGCCGTCGGCCGCGGCCGTCCCGGCGTACGTGCACACGAGCTGGGCGAGGCCGACCTGCGGCAGCTCGCCCGGCTCCCGGCTCAGCCGCAGCGTCCCGGCCGGGTCGCCGGGGCGCTGCCCGGCGACGGTCAGCCGCTGCGGCACGGCCGTGGACATCCCCGCCTCGGCCTCCTCGTTCGCGGGCGCCTCGCGCAGCTCCTCCAGCAGCACCCGGGCGACGGCCACGCTGTCCTCGGAGGTCTCGGCGACCGCGCGCGTGACGGGCACCAGCTGCGAGGTGCACTCCAGCTGGACGGTCACGGTCGCGGCGCCCGAGGGGATGGCGTGCTCGGGCCGCACGACGCACGACGCGCGGGAGGGCGCGCCGCCCGCGTCCACCGGCACGGCGGTGCCGCGGATGCCGCACGCCGTGGCCGAGCCCAGCAGGGCCACGGTCAGGACGGTGCTGCGCAGGGTTCTTCTCACCGGCCGCCCTCCCCGTTCCCGCCGTCCCGGTCCCCGGCCGGCTGCTCCTCCAGGCCCGAGACGTCCCGCGGCAGGGTCAGGGTGAAGACCGCGCCGCCCTCGGGGGAGTTGGCCGCGGTGATCTCGCCGCCGTGGATGTGGGCGTTCTCCAGGGCGATGGACAGGCCGAGGCCGCTGCCCTCCGACCGCGGACGGGACGCGCTCGCCTTGTAGAAGCGGTCGAAGACGTGCGGCAGCACCTCCTCGGGGATGCCGGGGCCGTGGTCGCGCACGTCGATGCGCAGCGCGTCGTCCTCGGTGCGGACCGAGACGCGCACCGGCGAGCCGCCGTGCTTGAGGGCGTTGCCGATGAGGTTGGCCAGGATGACGTCCAGGCGGCGCGGGTCGAGCCGGGCCACGATGCCGCGCTCGGCGTCCAGCTCGACGGCGTCCAGCCAGGCGCGGGCGTCGATGCAGGCGGTGACCTGGTCGGCGACGTCCACGTCGTCCAGCACGAGCCGGGCCGTGCCCGCGTCGAAGCGGGTGACCTCCATCAGATTCTCCACCAGGTCGTTCAGCCTGCGGGTCTCGCTCACCACGAGCTGCACCGCCGGGGCGATCATCGGATCGAGGTTGTCCGCCTCGTCCTCCAGCACCTCGGTCACGGCCGTGATGGCCGTGAGCGGGGTCCGCAGCTCGTGCGACATGTCGGCGACGAAGCGGCGGCTCGCCGCCTCCCGGGCGCTGAGCTCCTCGACGCGCTTCTCCAGCGACTCCGCGGTCTTGTTGAAGGTGCGCGACAGGTCGGCCAGCTCGTCCGTGCCCGACACGTGCAGCCGGGTGTCGAGCTTGCCCTCGCCGAGCCGGCGGGCCGCGTCGCCGAGCCGCTGCACGGGCCGCAGCACGGTCGAGGCGGCGGCCTGCGCGAGCAGCGCGGAGCCGATCAGCGCCAGGGCCGTGGCGATGCCCAGCGACCAGGCCAGCGAGTTGAGGTCGGCGCGCTCGTTCTCCAGGGACTTCAGCAGGTAGCCCGTCGGGCCGCCGCCGATCACCTTCGCGCCGCCCACCAGGTACGGCTTGCCGTCCAGCGTGATGCGCTGCCAGTACAGGTGGTACGCGTAGCGGTTGGAGTCGTCGACGCGCCGCTCGCGGTTGACGGCCGCCTGCAGCGACTTCGGCACGACCTTGAGCGAGAACAGATCGCGGTCGGAGGGCGCGGCGCAGGCCCGGCCGCCCTCGCCGGTGTCGATCAGCAGCACCTCGTACTTCTGCGACGTGGCCGCCATCCGCTCGGCCGCCGCCTGCAGCTCCTGGCAGGTCGGCCCGAGCGGCAGCGTGCCGGTGTTGTCCTGCAGGGACTTGCGGAAGTCGTCGAGGGCCGCGTCCTGGGTGCGGGTGAGCACCGCGTCGCGGTTGAGCCAGTAGGCGATGGCGGACGCGGAGACGGCTGCGGCCAGGGCCACCAGGGCGAAGACGAGCATCAGCCGCAGCCGCAGGCTTATCCGGCGCAGACTCAGCTTCATCACGTTACGGGCGGCCGTCCAGCGTCGTACGCGTCCGGTCACTGCGGAGCGTCCAGGCGGTAGCCGACGCCGCGCACGGTGCGGATCAGGGTCGGGGACGACGGCACGTCCTCGACCTTGGCCCGCAGCCGCTGCACACAGGCGTCGACCAGCCGGGAGTCGCCGAGGTAGTCGTGTTCCCAGACCAGCCGCAGCAGCTGCTGCCGGGAGAGGGCCTGGCCGGGCCGGCGGCTGAGCTCCAGCAGCAGCCGCAGCTCGGTCGGCGTGAGCTGGAGCTCCTCGCCGTTCTTGGTGACCGTCATCGCGGAGCGGTCGATGACCAGCGAGCCGAACGCGGCCGAGTCGTTGGTCTCGCGCTCGCCGCGGCGCAGCACCGCACGG is part of the Streptomyces roseifaciens genome and encodes:
- a CDS encoding sensor histidine kinase encodes the protein MKLSLRRISLRLRLMLVFALVALAAAVSASAIAYWLNRDAVLTRTQDAALDDFRKSLQDNTGTLPLGPTCQELQAAAERMAATSQKYEVLLIDTGEGGRACAAPSDRDLFSLKVVPKSLQAAVNRERRVDDSNRYAYHLYWQRITLDGKPYLVGGAKVIGGGPTGYLLKSLENERADLNSLAWSLGIATALALIGSALLAQAAASTVLRPVQRLGDAARRLGEGKLDTRLHVSGTDELADLSRTFNKTAESLEKRVEELSAREAASRRFVADMSHELRTPLTAITAVTEVLEDEADNLDPMIAPAVQLVVSETRRLNDLVENLMEVTRFDAGTARLVLDDVDVADQVTACIDARAWLDAVELDAERGIVARLDPRRLDVILANLIGNALKHGGSPVRVSVRTEDDALRIDVRDHGPGIPEEVLPHVFDRFYKASASRPRSEGSGLGLSIALENAHIHGGEITAANSPEGGAVFTLTLPRDVSGLEEQPAGDRDGGNGEGGR
- the afsQ1 gene encoding two-component system response regulator AfsQ1 is translated as MPSLLLIEDDDAIRTALEFSLSRQGHRVVTAATGEDGLKLLREQRPDLIVLDVMLPGIDGFEVCRRIRRTDQLPIILLTARSDDIDVVVGLESGADDYVVKPVQGRVLDARIRAVLRRGERETNDSAAFGSLVIDRSAMTVTKNGEELQLTPTELRLLLELSRRPGQALSRQQLLRLVWEHDYLGDSRLVDACVQRLRAKVEDVPSSPTLIRTVRGVGYRLDAPQ
- a CDS encoding PspC domain-containing protein; amino-acid sequence: MSAKLVRPRNHRMIAGVCAGLAERYGMSRTTMRVIFLLSCLLPGPQFLLYIALWILLPSEKSHQGHGGAAHSW
- a CDS encoding VanZ family protein, yielding MQGHGYGGTPALRYRYRVAGCVLLVAHLLAVVWLALRPLTVPWVSASHLEPLATIRADLALGPWEATRAIGAGVLPLAPLGVLLPWARGRVAASSLGSLTRTVFTAAMVSLALQVVQSGVVGQVLDVDALLLNVTGVAALHLAVVPAVRARLRRRGEGPRPEPIRREETPQGVTPTIPRVGIAP